One window of Acidobacteriota bacterium genomic DNA carries:
- a CDS encoding VWA domain-containing protein, which produces MSRARGPAYWLLILILAFQFTTRAQDRQSRDQDEPIRLKTDLVTVTASVTGANSHAYKALKAGDFTIYEDGVKQKIAHFAATEDPFTLLLLLDISGSTRDDIALIKRAARNFLGELRFDDRVGVIVFSREVEMIAEFTDPRAEVSSAIEGIVTTEGEDGYRFTNKTGTSFYDSLYLAVEESPFKQVEGRKAIVCMSDGVDSTSKMKFKDIAPLAEKSDASVYFLELSTEGATLQGLLKPKSDSGYVNFSQSQIDRYYEAHDRESLQRFRPRETLTPQTLREINAGLYTLSRRELRDLGERTGGRVYPVRSLTDLTGVYKQVADDLRSQYSIGYYPANKARDGGWRSIRVETRARDATVRARSGYWAK; this is translated from the coding sequence ATGTCGAGAGCTCGCGGGCCAGCGTACTGGCTTCTCATTCTTATCCTCGCTTTCCAATTCACCACCCGCGCGCAGGACCGGCAATCGCGCGATCAGGACGAGCCGATAAGGCTCAAGACTGACCTCGTAACGGTGACCGCTTCGGTTACCGGAGCGAACAGCCACGCCTACAAAGCCCTTAAGGCCGGCGATTTCACCATCTACGAAGACGGAGTGAAACAGAAGATCGCCCATTTCGCAGCCACTGAAGATCCGTTTACGTTGCTGCTGTTGCTGGATATCTCGGGCTCGACGCGCGACGACATCGCGTTGATAAAACGCGCCGCCAGGAACTTCCTGGGCGAACTCCGCTTTGATGACCGCGTGGGCGTGATTGTCTTCAGTCGCGAGGTCGAGATGATTGCCGAGTTCACCGACCCTCGCGCGGAAGTCTCCAGCGCGATCGAGGGCATCGTCACCACCGAAGGCGAAGACGGCTATCGATTCACCAACAAAACCGGCACCTCGTTTTACGATTCCTTGTATCTGGCTGTTGAAGAGAGCCCGTTCAAGCAAGTCGAGGGACGGAAGGCGATCGTTTGCATGTCTGACGGAGTCGATTCGACCAGTAAGATGAAATTCAAAGACATTGCGCCGCTGGCCGAGAAGTCCGACGCATCTGTTTACTTCCTGGAGTTGAGCACCGAGGGCGCGACGCTTCAAGGGTTGCTCAAGCCGAAGAGCGATAGCGGCTATGTTAACTTTTCTCAAAGTCAGATCGATCGTTACTACGAAGCGCACGACCGTGAATCGCTGCAGCGGTTTCGCCCGCGTGAAACCTTGACGCCGCAGACGCTTCGCGAGATCAATGCCGGGCTGTACACGCTTTCGCGGCGCGAGCTGCGCGATCTTGGCGAGCGCACGGGGGGACGGGTTTATCCGGTGCGATCGCTTACGGATTTGACCGGCGTCTACAAGCAGGTGGCTGATGATCTGCGCTCGCAGTATTCGATCGGCTACTACCCGGCTAACAAGGCGCGCGATGGCGGCTGGCGATCGATAAGAGTCGAGACTCGCGCGCGCGATGCGACTGTGCGCGCGCGGTCGGGGTATTGGGCGAAGTGA